One region of Quercus lobata isolate SW786 chromosome 2, ValleyOak3.0 Primary Assembly, whole genome shotgun sequence genomic DNA includes:
- the LOC115962109 gene encoding uncharacterized protein LOC115962109 → MTKQWDLSLLNNLFLPHEWKSRRILMLMVCNSARQIYSLSVKLNGRKFGACQFQIRFGDLVKFIIDRWKNLELFAVIVWTIWYRRNLLRTLDKPFLISQVLPNAIAVHVDFIHTLSDDLPALNPHGSSRVVWFPPSYLIFKVNFDGVVFKESNLARIGVVIRDDLRQVMASMSKNIHLPSSVDKVEALAILRALCFAQEVGFSSVILKGDSKRVIKSLRSEESFSVSFGHLIEDAKVIVVSFVGFTVSHVKKQGNFVTHNLVRHVSDLKVWMEGVPSHLNVVIIAHLASLV, encoded by the exons ATGACCAAACAATGGGATCTTTCACTCCTTAATAATCTGTTTCTTCCCCATGAG TGGAAGAGTAGAAGAATTCTGATGCTGATGGTCTGCAATTCGGCCAGGCAGATCTATTCCCTCTCGGTCAAGTTGAATGGAAGAAAATTTGGAGCTTGTCAATTCCAAATAAG ATTTGGGGACTTGGTCAAATTTATCATTGATAGATGGAAGAATCTAGAGCTGTTTGCTGTTATAGTGTGGACAATCTGGTATAGGAGAAATCTCCTTCGCACATTAGACAAGCCTTTCCTTATTTCTCAAGTTCTTCCTAATGCAATTGCAGTTCATGTAGATTTTATCCATACTCTCTCTGATGATTTGCCAGCTCTAAATCCACATGGCTCATCCAGAGTAGTGTGGTTTCCTCCCTCTTACTTGATTTTTAAAGTTAACTTTGATGGTGTTGTGTTTAAGGAGAGTAATTTAGCTCGGATAGGGGTTGTAATTCGAGATGATCTTAGACAAGTTATGGCTTCCATGTCTAAAAATATTCATTTGCCTTCCTCAGTTGATAAAGTTGAAGCTTTGGCTATTTTAAGAGCCTTATGTTTTGCTCAAGAAGTAGGTTTTTCTTCTGTTATCCTTAAGGGTGACTCCAAGAGAGTTATAAAGTCTTTAAGGAGTGAAGAgtctttttctgtttcttttggTCATTTGATTGAGGATGCAAAGGTTATAGTAGTATCCTTTGTTGGTTTTACTGTTTCTCATGTTAAGAAACAAGGAAATTTTGTTACTCACAATCTTGTTAGACATGTTAGTGATTTAAAGGTGTGGATGGAGGGTGTTCCTTCACATcttaatgttgtaattattGCCCACTTGGCATCCCTTGTTTAA
- the LOC115977789 gene encoding RING-H2 finger protein ATL79 codes for MRPLTPQPAAAATVVAAVAAESAIIHLSPPLSPSTPTRTRCEPQDDGCNRWQPYSNSRDFEANAASVLIILLCALICALVLNSAIRCFLRGGGGGNNHQQPLPQNQQQQQQQEVQHDERKSTLEKEAADTLIAGPGLVFSTGMKLAGTEAECAICLSEFVEGEGIRVLGRCNHGFHVNCIQQWLSSHTSCPTCRRSCLPPSPISTQPCSQTNTGEGPILSLS; via the coding sequence atgcGACCACTAACACCACAACCAGCTGCAGCAGCAACAGTAGTAGCGGCAGTAGCAGCTGAATCTGCTATAATACACCTCTCCCCACCACTCTCTCCGTCGACCCCCACAAGAACAAGATGTGAGCCACAAGATGATGGCTGCAACAGGTGGCAGCCGTACTCTAATTCTCGGGATTTTGAAGCAAACGCGGCCTCAGTCCTCATCATCCTCCTCTGCGCACTCATATGTGCTTTGGTTCTCAACTCCGCCATTCGCTGCTTCCTacgtggtggtggtggtggcaatAATCACCAACAACCACTACCCCAAAaccaacagcaacaacaacaacaagaagtaCAACATGATGAGCGAAAGAGCACGCTGGAGAAAGAGGCAGCTGATACGTTAATTGCAGGTCCGGGCCTGGTGTTTTCGACGGGGATGAAGCTGGCTGGAACGGAAGCAGAGTGCGCGATTTGCTTGTCGGAGTTCGTGGAGGGAGAGGGGATTCGTGTGTTGGGAAGGTGTAACCATGGCTTCCACGTGAACTGCATTCAACAGTGGTTGTCTTCCCACACCTCCTGTCCCACTTGCCGCCGCAGCTGTCTCCCTCCCTCTCCTATTTCTACACAACCCTGCAGCCAAACCAATACTGGAGAAGgaccaattctctctctctcatga